From Etheostoma cragini isolate CJK2018 chromosome 1, CSU_Ecrag_1.0, whole genome shotgun sequence, a single genomic window includes:
- the sinhcafl gene encoding SIN3-HDAC complex associated factor, like isoform X1, whose translation MFGFHKSKIYRSNDGCCICKTKSSSSRFTDSSRYEETFELCFGLSEDRVGDICNACVLLVKRWKKLPNGSKKNWNHVVDARAGPGFKMTKPKKTKNSDGKKKSKLKKIHLLKRQTDSDAHSTTSSVSPAQSPSYSNLSDDGSDIESKQRRPTPSIFSFLDRLYWKRQKVCCGIVYKGRFGEVIIDPRLFKPCCSSKKLASTQVAAHLPDTLPPQLPEDMKETW comes from the exons ATGTTTGGCTTTCACAAGTCCAAGATCTACCGGAGTAACGACGGCTGTTGCATCTGCAAGACCAAGTCATCCAGTTCACGCTTCACAGACAGCAGTCGATATGAAGAGACATTCGAGCTCTGTTTTGG GCTGTCAGAAGATCGTGTTGGAGACATTTGCAATGCCTGTGTGTTACTGGTGAAGAGGTGGAAGAAGCTACCTAATGGCTCCAAAAAGAACTGGAACCAC GTGGTGGATGCCAGAGCTGGTCCAGGCTTCAAGATGACAAAGCCCAAGAAGACCAAGAACAGtgatggaaagaagaaaagcaagCTAAAGAAGATTCACCTGTTAAAGAGACAAA cAGACTCTGATGCCCACAGCACGACCTCCAGTGTGTCTCCTGCACAGTCCCCCAGTTACAGCAACCTGTCAGATGATGGCTCAGACATCGAGTCCAAACAAAGACGCCCGACTCCCTCTATCTTCTCTTTCCTGGACCGTTTGTACTGGAAAAG GCAAAAGGTGTGCTGTGGGATTGTCTATAAGGGGCGGTTTGGAGAGGTGATTATTGATCCTCGACTCTTCAAGCCCTGCTGCAGTTCCAAAAAACTGGCGTCCACACAAGTGGCCGCACACCTTCCAGACACACTTCCTCCACAACTgccagaagacatgaaagaaacCTGGTGA
- the sinhcafl gene encoding SIN3-HDAC complex associated factor, like isoform X2: MFGFHKSKIYRSNDGCCICKTKSSSSRFTDSSRYEETFELCFGLSEDRVGDICNACVLLVKRWKKLPNGSKKNWNHVVDARAGPGFKMTKPKKTKNSDGKKKSKLKKIHLLKRQNSDAHSTTSSVSPAQSPSYSNLSDDGSDIESKQRRPTPSIFSFLDRLYWKRQKVCCGIVYKGRFGEVIIDPRLFKPCCSSKKLASTQVAAHLPDTLPPQLPEDMKETW, encoded by the exons ATGTTTGGCTTTCACAAGTCCAAGATCTACCGGAGTAACGACGGCTGTTGCATCTGCAAGACCAAGTCATCCAGTTCACGCTTCACAGACAGCAGTCGATATGAAGAGACATTCGAGCTCTGTTTTGG GCTGTCAGAAGATCGTGTTGGAGACATTTGCAATGCCTGTGTGTTACTGGTGAAGAGGTGGAAGAAGCTACCTAATGGCTCCAAAAAGAACTGGAACCAC GTGGTGGATGCCAGAGCTGGTCCAGGCTTCAAGATGACAAAGCCCAAGAAGACCAAGAACAGtgatggaaagaagaaaagcaagCTAAAGAAGATTCACCTGTTAAAGAGACAAA ACTCTGATGCCCACAGCACGACCTCCAGTGTGTCTCCTGCACAGTCCCCCAGTTACAGCAACCTGTCAGATGATGGCTCAGACATCGAGTCCAAACAAAGACGCCCGACTCCCTCTATCTTCTCTTTCCTGGACCGTTTGTACTGGAAAAG GCAAAAGGTGTGCTGTGGGATTGTCTATAAGGGGCGGTTTGGAGAGGTGATTATTGATCCTCGACTCTTCAAGCCCTGCTGCAGTTCCAAAAAACTGGCGTCCACACAAGTGGCCGCACACCTTCCAGACACACTTCCTCCACAACTgccagaagacatgaaagaaacCTGGTGA